GCGTAAGATTGTTTGCGCCTACGGCCACGGAAGCGTCGGCAAGATAAGCGTCACGTGCTGCCGCATCAACACCAATTTTATCAAAATTTGCACGTATGCCATCCAGATACGCTGCGTAGCCGGCAGCGGTTGTTCCGGTAGAATTTGTCCCGCCACCATTCTGTAGAAAAAGAGCTTCGGCCTGCATAAATTTCAATTCAGAAAAACTTCCGATAAGAACAGGAGCAGTTTGGGAACTGTAGAAATCTGTAGCGCCAAAGTCTGTGGTAGCGCCCACATTGGGATCATCATCGGTAGCTCCAAAAGCGTGAATCCCGGCACTACCGTTAATGGCGCCTAAATATTGTGTTTCCTCACTTCCCAAAGTGGTTATCAGCGGAAGGCGGGGATCCTGATCAATGCCGTCAAATGGAAATTGCGTCCCGTCCATAAGGCTTATGAGCTGATCAGAAAGCAAAACAGAGGCATTTCCGGTAGCATTGGGAAGCACAACCCCGGCATACCAGGGGTTGAAATTACGGGTATTGTATACAAGTTGGTAATCATCATCATTGCTTGTAAAAGCATTTTGATACGCAGCAAGAACCGCGGTTACCGCTGCGTTTTGATCAATTTCTGTAGTATGCAGGGCATATTTTGCTTTTAGGAAATAAGCGGTTTTTATCCATTTTGAAAGATCACCACCGTAGATCAGGTCATCTTCGCCTACGGTTAGACCCGAGGTATCATCCTGCTCCAGCAAAGCAATGGCATCGTCAAGAAGCGTATTTATAAAAGTGTATACGTTTTCCTGAGATTCAAATGTGGGCGTAAAATCTTCTTCTCCCAGCGTAGCCGCACTCGTGGGAATAGCACCCCACTGGTCTGTTGCCAGCCCCAGGTTTGTGGCTTGCAATATTTTTGCAATACCTTGATAGGATGTAGAATTGCGTTCTACCGCGAGCTCTTCCATGGTTTGAATATCAGGGAGTGCCTGTAAATAGATAAAAGACCAACCGCCAGTTATCTGAATTTCTTCCTGCGTATCTGCTCCAGGTTGAAAATACGAGGCGATCTGCTGGGAATACTGACAAATATTTACACCTATATTATAGTACCCCGAAGAGGTATAAACTATAGACGTGGGCAACAGGTCTGAAGGTGAAAGATTCTCTTCAAGTTCCTGATTGGGATCAAGATTGTCCCCTAAATAATCATCACAGCCCGAAAATACCAAAAGGCTCAGAACTGCGATCGCATATATGTTTACTTTTTTCATCGTTTAGAAGTTTAGGTTTACGGAAAATAAATAGGAACGCGTATTTGGAATATTGAGACCTGTAAAGCCATACGCATTAGACCCGGCACTAAATTGAGTTCCCTCGGGATCATAGCCCCTAAAAGGAGTATCGATCCATAAATTAGTTCCTGTCAGACTAAAAGTGACGCCGTTAAATGGAGTTTTTTGGATAAGTTTCTCATCCAGGTCGTAGGACAGGGTCACATTGCGCAAGCGCCACCAGGAACCATCCTGTACCAGTATTTCCGCAGCGCGGTTGTAAAAGGAAGAACTGCGGTAATAATCCTGGGTAATGGTTACCGGTATATTGTTTGGTGTTCCGTTTTCCAGTACGCCGTCAAGGATAACTTCTTCGCCGCGTTGTTCTGTTATTTTTAAATTTCCATTTCTTATACCATTGCGCTGACCGGAATCATACAGATCGCCACCTTCCCTGCGTTCTAACAAGAAGGAAAATGATAGGCCTTTGTAAGTAAAAGTACTACCTATACTTCCCAGCCAGTCAGGCATGGCGTTGCCCACTTTTACCAGATCTGAAGGATTATCTGCCTGTACGCGTGGAAAACCATCTTCCTGAATAATCCGGTTGCCATTTTCATCGCGTTGCCAGATATACCCAAAAAGATCTCCCGGTGCACCGCCCACCTGAAGTTTTGAAACAATACCTGCAAAACCACTGTCAGCAAATACAATCTCGTCAATGCCTGCCGGAAGGGAAAGCACTTCAGAATTTACGGTAGACCAGTTGACATTAATGTCCCATCTAAAGTCTTTGGTTTTCACGGGTACAATGGTCATTAATGCCTCAAAACCTTGATTTTCTATTTCCCCGGCATTAAGCACAAATGTGTTAAAACCTGAGGTTTGTGCTACCGGAACCGGTAATATTTGATCTTTACTGTTCTGTTTATAATAGGTAAGGTCAAAACCTAACCGACTTTTGAAAAATTTAAACTCGCCACCAAATTCAAGGGAAGCAGTGCGTTCTGGTTTTAACTGATCAGAAGCACCCTGGCTGTTACGGGAATAGCCATCTATGGTGCCAAATGGGAAATCTGTGGGTTGATCATAATAGATCCCGAGATAAGGGGAGGCATCTTTTCCAACTTCTGCATACGAAGCCCTCAATTTTCCGTAAGAG
This portion of the Flavimarina sp. Hel_I_48 genome encodes:
- a CDS encoding SusD/RagB family nutrient-binding outer membrane lipoprotein, which translates into the protein MKKVNIYAIAVLSLLVFSGCDDYLGDNLDPNQELEENLSPSDLLPTSIVYTSSGYYNIGVNICQYSQQIASYFQPGADTQEEIQITGGWSFIYLQALPDIQTMEELAVERNSTSYQGIAKILQATNLGLATDQWGAIPTSAATLGEEDFTPTFESQENVYTFINTLLDDAIALLEQDDTSGLTVGEDDLIYGGDLSKWIKTAYFLKAKYALHTTEIDQNAAVTAVLAAYQNAFTSNDDDYQLVYNTRNFNPWYAGVVLPNATGNASVLLSDQLISLMDGTQFPFDGIDQDPRLPLITTLGSEETQYLGAINGSAGIHAFGATDDDPNVGATTDFGATDFYSSQTAPVLIGSFSELKFMQAEALFLQNGGGTNSTGTTAAGYAAYLDGIRANFDKIGVDAAARDAYLADASVAVGANNLTLALLMREKYIATFLNPESFVDLRRYDFNPEVFAGLALPVNHNEILNNQWVRRAQYPATEQTRNGEEVERVIKGIGEGVWWDKD